One window of the Natrinema sp. CBA1119 genome contains the following:
- a CDS encoding PAS domain S-box protein, giving the protein MGRDSRPSARIIGATADAGATVERALEERGVATETVRSTDACLARLERVDCVVIAGSARDADPVECCRAVRERSDVPIVVFPADGSEALAGAVVAAGADGYVPRDQGVETLVTRLEAVLDDRLSGTRSTIDAVDTTMPELAEDPSSRLELLVEQSPLAIIEWNLAFEVRNWNPAATELFGYTADEARGKSAMELLVRDDERREVLEYWDALTGGDTDGLPSRQVNRNVDRDGTPITCEWVNTPLVEDGEIVGVLSFGQDVTAERKRANALEALQETTHELLRAESTDEIADIVMTATEDVIDRSLAAIRFYDEETETLELAGTTAALDESTDDISTIGPEYTTLWNAYTDGEPAVVDTVSTGRIPYDIEASVGNAVIQPLGEHGLLTVASSGGDELDDAERHLIRVLATTAEAALDRAARERELERTKTVVETVGDCVYQLDTEGYLVTVNETMMGATGYDRDELIGEHVSKILTDASIERGRRHARALLSDDSRRVATYEVTLTGPDDERIPSEVNMALLRSDGEVGGTVGIARDISDRKRMERKLVDRKSKIEGLHDVASRLDSCESHAEIYDLTVEAAEDVLDFDACWVALSQGESLVPKAVSSTLEIDLDARIPLDDTVAGRTYRTQRPARIDEIDAADSIPNADDCQSVLCVPITERGVFLAASTEPDSFTPADEELAELLLSHVTDSLDRIAFEERLRTERDRFAALFENVPDAVVSVTQLEDGPVVEEVNPAFERIFGYEEDELVGSPLDQYVVPTERTADADTLNRRGSRGEIGDAEVKRRTANGLRDFRLRVVPMEMDGSSDRAFGLYTDITAQKQRQKRLEILNRVLRHDLRNGMNIINGCAEMLTDSIDGADHEYVETIRNRASELTGLAEKTRAVERVLDREETPAGPIDLSAAVERAADRLERAHEVDIDCSLPDRTFARADEYLQTAVFQILENAVEHSDRARPAIDVTLRDRPDDETVTVSIADDGPGMPSEERELLEGDREITQLRHGSGLGLWLVNWIVRQAGGRLSFADNDPRGTVVTLEVPRADTESVRALVDEPATGD; this is encoded by the coding sequence ATGGGACGGGATAGCCGACCGAGCGCCCGCATTATCGGCGCTACTGCCGATGCGGGAGCCACCGTCGAACGCGCCCTCGAGGAGCGCGGCGTCGCGACCGAAACAGTTCGGTCGACCGATGCGTGTCTGGCGCGCCTCGAGCGCGTCGACTGCGTCGTGATCGCCGGATCGGCCCGCGACGCTGACCCCGTCGAGTGCTGTCGGGCGGTCCGAGAGCGATCCGACGTTCCGATCGTCGTGTTTCCCGCCGACGGCAGCGAAGCGCTCGCGGGCGCGGTCGTCGCCGCGGGGGCCGACGGCTACGTTCCTCGCGATCAGGGCGTCGAAACGCTCGTGACGCGGCTGGAAGCGGTACTCGACGACCGGTTATCCGGGACGCGATCGACAATCGACGCGGTTGATACCACCATGCCGGAGCTGGCGGAGGACCCCTCGAGCCGCCTCGAACTACTCGTCGAGCAGTCGCCGCTTGCGATCATCGAGTGGAACCTCGCGTTCGAAGTCCGCAACTGGAACCCCGCGGCGACCGAACTGTTCGGCTACACCGCCGACGAGGCCAGGGGTAAATCGGCAATGGAGTTGCTCGTTCGAGACGACGAACGTCGAGAGGTACTCGAGTACTGGGACGCCCTCACCGGCGGCGACACCGACGGACTGCCGTCCCGACAGGTGAATCGCAACGTCGACAGGGACGGGACGCCGATAACCTGCGAGTGGGTCAACACGCCGCTCGTCGAGGACGGGGAAATCGTCGGCGTCCTCTCGTTCGGACAGGACGTCACCGCGGAGCGCAAGCGCGCGAACGCGCTCGAGGCGCTCCAGGAGACCACTCACGAGCTGCTGCGAGCGGAATCGACCGACGAAATCGCCGACATCGTGATGACGGCGACCGAGGACGTGATCGATCGGTCCCTGGCCGCGATCAGGTTCTACGACGAGGAGACGGAGACGCTCGAACTCGCCGGGACGACGGCGGCGCTCGACGAGTCCACCGACGACATCTCGACGATCGGTCCGGAGTACACCACCCTCTGGAACGCCTACACCGATGGCGAGCCGGCTGTCGTCGACACCGTCTCGACGGGCCGTATCCCGTACGACATCGAGGCCAGCGTCGGAAACGCGGTCATCCAGCCGCTCGGCGAGCACGGGCTATTGACGGTCGCGTCCTCGGGCGGCGACGAACTCGACGACGCCGAGAGACACCTCATCCGCGTCCTCGCCACGACCGCCGAAGCGGCGCTCGACCGGGCGGCTCGCGAGCGCGAACTCGAGCGGACGAAGACCGTCGTCGAGACGGTCGGTGACTGCGTCTACCAGCTCGATACCGAGGGGTATCTGGTCACCGTCAACGAGACGATGATGGGCGCGACCGGTTACGACCGCGACGAACTGATCGGCGAGCACGTCTCGAAAATCCTCACGGACGCCAGCATCGAGCGCGGCAGACGACACGCTCGGGCGCTCCTGTCCGACGATTCCCGACGCGTCGCGACCTACGAGGTCACGCTGACTGGTCCCGACGACGAGCGGATCCCGAGCGAGGTCAACATGGCGCTGTTGCGCTCCGACGGCGAGGTCGGGGGGACGGTCGGGATCGCACGCGATATCAGCGACCGCAAACGCATGGAACGGAAGCTCGTCGATCGCAAGTCGAAGATCGAAGGGCTCCACGACGTTGCTTCCCGGCTCGACAGCTGCGAGAGCCACGCGGAGATCTACGACCTGACTGTCGAAGCGGCCGAAGACGTCCTCGACTTCGACGCCTGCTGGGTCGCGCTGTCTCAAGGGGAATCACTCGTTCCAAAGGCAGTTTCGTCGACCCTCGAGATCGATCTCGACGCGCGGATACCGCTCGACGATACCGTCGCCGGGAGGACCTACCGCACACAGCGACCCGCACGGATCGATGAGATCGACGCGGCCGACTCGATTCCGAACGCGGATGACTGCCAGTCGGTCCTGTGCGTTCCAATCACCGAGCGGGGCGTATTTCTGGCCGCCTCGACGGAGCCGGACTCGTTCACGCCGGCCGACGAAGAACTGGCGGAGCTGTTGCTCTCGCACGTCACCGACTCGCTCGATCGGATCGCGTTCGAAGAGCGTCTCCGAACGGAGCGCGACCGGTTCGCGGCGCTGTTCGAGAACGTCCCCGACGCCGTCGTCAGCGTTACGCAACTCGAGGACGGCCCCGTGGTCGAGGAAGTCAACCCGGCGTTCGAGCGAATCTTCGGCTATGAGGAGGATGAACTCGTCGGTAGCCCGCTCGATCAGTACGTCGTTCCAACCGAGAGAACGGCCGACGCCGACACGCTCAATCGCCGCGGAAGTCGAGGCGAGATCGGCGACGCCGAGGTCAAACGGCGAACCGCGAACGGACTGCGCGACTTCAGGCTTCGCGTCGTTCCGATGGAGATGGACGGATCGTCGGATCGCGCCTTCGGGCTCTATACCGATATTACCGCCCAGAAGCAGCGCCAAAAGCGCCTCGAGATCCTCAATCGCGTTCTCCGCCACGACCTGCGCAACGGGATGAACATTATCAACGGCTGCGCCGAGATGCTCACCGACAGCATCGACGGCGCGGACCACGAGTACGTCGAGACCATCCGAAATCGTGCGAGCGAACTCACCGGCCTCGCGGAGAAGACTCGCGCCGTCGAGCGGGTGCTCGACCGCGAGGAGACCCCGGCCGGACCGATCGATCTCTCCGCGGCCGTCGAACGAGCAGCCGACCGCCTCGAGCGCGCCCACGAGGTGGACATCGACTGCTCGCTGCCGGACCGAACGTTCGCCCGGGCCGACGAGTACCTCCAGACGGCCGTCTTCCAGATCCTGGAAAACGCCGTCGAGCACAGCGATCGGGCGCGACCGGCGATCGACGTAACGCTCCGGGATCGACCGGACGACGAGACCGTGACCGTGTCGATCGCAGACGACGGTCCCGGCATGCCAAGCGAGGAGCGAGAACTGCTCGAGGGCGACCGGGAGATCACGCAGCTTCGCCACGGGAGCGGCCTCGGGCTCTGGCTGGTCAACTGGATCGTCAGACAGGCCGGCGGGCGGCTCTCCTTTGCGGACAACGACCCTCGCGGCACCGTCGTCACGCTCGAGGTGCCCCGCGCCGACACGGAATCGGTTCGGGCGTTAGTGGACGAACCGGCGACCGGCGATTAG
- a CDS encoding HalOD1 output domain-containing protein has protein sequence MTVTPHDHGRSRIDRDRETAFVSHDWTGTDSLTNTIVSTVAELSEIDPTEVERLYDRINPESLETLFQPTNGTAGRNTGQVSFQLDAYTVTVHATGDIVVARVT, from the coding sequence ATGACGGTAACACCACACGACCACGGCCGATCACGTATCGATCGCGACCGGGAGACGGCGTTCGTCTCACACGACTGGACGGGAACGGACTCGCTTACCAACACGATCGTCTCAACAGTCGCGGAGCTTTCGGAAATCGACCCGACGGAGGTCGAACGGCTCTACGACCGGATCAACCCGGAAAGTCTCGAGACGCTCTTCCAGCCGACGAACGGAACCGCGGGCCGCAACACCGGACAGGTATCGTTCCAGCTGGACGCGTACACGGTCACCGTTCACGCGACGGGAGACATCGTCGTCGCGCGAGTAACGTAG
- the purQ gene encoding phosphoribosylformylglycinamidine synthase I, whose translation MTVTILRFGGSNCDRDAERALAHLEIDAEIVWHEDGLPADTTGIVLPGGFSYGDYLRAGAMAARSPIMAEVREAAAEGVPVLGVCNGAQIGCESGLTEGAFTTNESARFQCEHVSLRVERNDTPWTAAYDEGEVIEVPIAHGEGRYEIDDDRLAELEDEGRILFRYCDENGETGSDVNPNGSKHNVAGILGERKSVAVLMPHPERATLPDIGPTDGQGVLRGFESP comes from the coding sequence ATGACCGTCACAATACTTCGGTTCGGCGGCTCGAACTGCGACCGCGACGCCGAACGCGCCCTCGCACACCTCGAGATCGACGCCGAGATCGTCTGGCACGAGGACGGTCTCCCTGCGGACACAACCGGGATCGTCCTTCCGGGCGGGTTCTCCTACGGCGACTACCTCCGTGCGGGGGCGATGGCGGCCCGCTCGCCGATTATGGCCGAGGTCCGCGAGGCCGCAGCCGAGGGTGTTCCCGTGCTCGGCGTCTGTAACGGCGCACAGATCGGCTGCGAGTCCGGCCTGACCGAGGGAGCGTTCACGACCAATGAGAGCGCTCGCTTCCAGTGCGAACACGTCTCCCTGCGCGTCGAACGCAACGACACGCCCTGGACCGCCGCCTACGACGAGGGCGAGGTCATCGAAGTTCCCATCGCCCACGGTGAGGGGCGCTACGAAATCGACGACGATCGGCTAGCCGAACTCGAGGACGAGGGACGAATCCTCTTTCGGTACTGCGACGAAAACGGTGAAACGGGCTCCGACGTGAACCCGAACGGGTCCAAACACAACGTCGCCGGCATCCTCGGCGAGCGCAAGTCCGTCGCAGTGTTGATGCCCCACCCCGAGCGCGCGACTCTTCCCGACATCGGTCCGACCGACGGACAGGGAGTCCTCCGGGGTTTTGAATCTCCATAA
- a CDS encoding potassium channel family protein — MNPILFGLGILLLAAVVADLLWTTLWVEGGAGPLTSWLMAATWSGFRRVGDRGSRLLTLSGPSILVVGLVTWLVLLWAGWTLVFASAEYPLIDTVDGSPISWSDRIYYTGYTIFTLGIGDLVPREGPWQIATTLATASGMLFVTLSVTYVLSVLDAVTQKRSFASSVSGLGDQSDGILRTSWNGEEFDGLALSLNELTSQLNTLTANHKAYPILHYFHSGQTERAPVTSVALLDETLTLLRFGVPERDRPSDTIVRNARASVDSYLGTLDDAFIDPADRSPPAPSLEPLRDADVPTVSDGAFDASVADLRERRRLLLALVESDVRQWPTAESA, encoded by the coding sequence ATGAATCCGATCCTGTTCGGTCTCGGGATACTCCTGCTCGCCGCCGTCGTCGCGGATCTCCTGTGGACGACGCTCTGGGTCGAGGGGGGTGCCGGGCCGCTCACCTCGTGGCTGATGGCGGCGACGTGGAGCGGGTTCCGGCGGGTCGGCGATCGGGGCTCTCGCTTGCTCACCCTCTCGGGGCCGTCGATCCTCGTCGTCGGTCTCGTCACTTGGCTCGTCCTCCTCTGGGCCGGTTGGACGCTCGTCTTCGCGAGCGCCGAATACCCCCTCATCGATACGGTCGACGGGAGTCCGATCTCCTGGTCGGACCGGATTTACTACACCGGCTACACGATATTCACCCTGGGAATCGGCGACCTCGTTCCGCGCGAGGGACCGTGGCAGATCGCGACGACGCTCGCGACGGCCAGCGGGATGCTCTTCGTCACCCTGAGCGTCACCTACGTCCTCTCCGTTCTCGACGCCGTCACGCAAAAGCGGTCGTTCGCGAGCAGCGTGAGCGGTCTCGGGGACCAAAGCGACGGGATCCTCCGAACCAGTTGGAACGGCGAGGAGTTCGACGGACTGGCGCTGTCCCTGAACGAACTCACGTCGCAGCTGAACACGCTCACGGCGAACCACAAGGCGTACCCGATTCTCCACTACTTCCACAGCGGGCAGACCGAACGAGCGCCGGTGACGAGCGTCGCTCTCCTCGACGAGACGCTCACGCTGTTGCGGTTCGGGGTTCCCGAGCGGGACCGTCCCAGCGACACGATCGTCAGAAACGCGCGGGCGAGCGTCGATAGCTATCTCGGAACGCTCGACGACGCGTTCATCGACCCCGCCGATCGGTCTCCGCCGGCCCCGTCGCTCGAGCCGCTGCGCGATGCGGACGTGCCGACCGTTTCCGACGGGGCGTTCGACGCGTCCGTGGCGGACCTGCGCGAGCGCCGCCGACTGCTGCTCGCGCTCGTCGAATCGGACGTCCGACAGTGGCCGACCGCGGAATCGGCGTGA
- a CDS encoding acetamidase/formamidase family protein — MAQQNVDQELFVDQYTLGLVGPDQEWAGTVADGGTIETYTPPGCWGPMVTPEFHGGHEVTRPIRVEGASVGDAVALHIRDMSVTSMATSTGSMAEREGAFGDDPFVDHRCPECGTEWPETIVEGTGEDAIKCAECGANASSFGFEYGYTVAFDDDHTVGITLDEDAAHELANDASEVMDIPENSRQHPILLYEPDEMPGTLGRLRPFIGNIGTTPPITMPDSHNAGDFGQYLIGAEHDYGVESEGDLEDRTDGHMDIPQVRPGATLICPVKIDGAGVYVGDLHANQGDGELSLHTTDVSGTVTMDVEVIEGLELDGPVLLPNEDELPFISKPYSDEEREAGRELGAEHGVDVEDDMGPIQVVGSGATVNDATQNAFDRATKLLDMSEGEVRSRCTFTGGVQIGRLPGVVQLDMLAPMAVLEDRGIDHLVREQYDL, encoded by the coding sequence ATGGCACAGCAAAACGTCGACCAGGAATTGTTCGTCGACCAGTACACGCTCGGCCTCGTCGGTCCCGATCAGGAATGGGCGGGGACCGTCGCGGACGGCGGGACGATCGAGACGTACACGCCGCCGGGTTGCTGGGGGCCGATGGTCACGCCCGAGTTCCACGGCGGTCACGAGGTCACTCGACCGATCCGCGTCGAGGGGGCGTCCGTCGGCGACGCCGTCGCGCTTCACATCCGGGACATGTCGGTGACGAGCATGGCGACGAGCACGGGGTCGATGGCCGAGCGGGAGGGTGCGTTCGGCGACGACCCGTTCGTCGATCACCGCTGTCCGGAGTGTGGCACCGAGTGGCCCGAGACGATCGTCGAGGGTACGGGGGAAGACGCGATCAAGTGCGCCGAGTGCGGCGCGAACGCCTCCTCCTTCGGCTTCGAGTACGGCTACACCGTCGCCTTCGACGACGATCACACCGTCGGAATCACCCTCGACGAGGACGCTGCCCACGAACTCGCGAACGACGCCAGCGAGGTGATGGACATCCCCGAGAATTCCCGGCAACACCCCATCTTGCTGTACGAACCCGACGAGATGCCCGGTACCCTGGGACGGCTACGTCCGTTCATCGGAAACATCGGAACGACCCCGCCGATCACGATGCCCGACTCGCACAACGCCGGCGACTTCGGCCAGTACCTCATCGGTGCCGAGCACGATTACGGCGTCGAGAGCGAGGGCGATCTCGAGGATCGAACCGACGGTCACATGGACATCCCGCAGGTCCGACCGGGTGCGACGCTGATCTGCCCGGTCAAAATCGACGGAGCCGGCGTCTACGTCGGCGATCTGCACGCGAACCAGGGCGACGGCGAACTCTCCTTGCACACGACAGACGTGAGCGGGACCGTCACGATGGACGTCGAGGTCATCGAGGGCCTCGAACTCGACGGGCCGGTCCTCCTTCCCAACGAGGACGAACTGCCGTTTATCAGCAAACCCTACAGCGACGAAGAGCGCGAGGCGGGCCGCGAACTCGGCGCGGAACACGGCGTCGACGTCGAGGACGATATGGGCCCGATTCAGGTCGTCGGCTCCGGTGCGACGGTCAACGACGCCACGCAGAACGCCTTCGACCGCGCGACGAAACTGCTGGACATGAGCGAGGGCGAGGTCCGCTCGCGGTGTACGTTCACCGGCGGCGTCCAGATCGGCCGCCTTCCCGGCGTCGTCCAACTCGACATGCTCGCGCCGATGGCCGTCCTCGAGGACCGCGGCATCGACCACCTGGTGCGCGAGCAGTACGATCTATAG
- a CDS encoding phosphoribosylaminoimidazolesuccinocarboxamide synthase, translating to MTSVKEFRIEEDATDEELGRGSFVFTDDYSVFDWGKMPDQIPRKGASLCTMGAFNFELLEAEGVPTHYRGVVENGDVVGLEDATHPPWEMAIDLTQVPDLPNDGREYDYERYHDAAGENYLIPLEIVFRNRVPVGSSLRSRTEPADHGLALDSWPDEAVDLDEPIVEFTTKYEEGDRHLEREEADSIAGTASIEDLESLAREVNRIVTEQADSAGLVHEDGKIECLYYGAATAADGERASGPANGEIRVADVVGTFDENRFSYEGTQLSKEVLRQYHKRTQPEWVQAVDAAKAQAKQEDVADWKSLCDEAPEPLDSDVLETASDLYCAGANAYTGQEFFDAPPLSSAIGAVRRL from the coding sequence GTGACGAGCGTCAAAGAGTTCCGCATCGAGGAAGACGCGACCGACGAGGAGCTCGGTCGCGGGTCGTTCGTCTTCACCGACGACTACTCCGTGTTCGACTGGGGGAAGATGCCCGACCAGATTCCCCGGAAGGGCGCGAGTCTCTGTACGATGGGCGCGTTCAACTTCGAACTGCTCGAGGCCGAAGGCGTTCCCACTCACTACCGCGGCGTGGTCGAGAACGGTGATGTCGTCGGGCTCGAGGACGCGACCCACCCGCCCTGGGAGATGGCCATCGACCTCACGCAGGTGCCCGACCTCCCCAACGACGGTCGGGAGTACGACTACGAGCGCTACCACGACGCGGCCGGCGAGAACTACCTGATCCCCCTCGAGATCGTCTTCCGCAACCGGGTCCCCGTCGGCTCGAGCTTGCGCAGTCGGACCGAGCCCGCCGATCACGGCCTCGCGCTCGATAGCTGGCCCGACGAGGCCGTCGACCTCGACGAGCCGATCGTCGAGTTCACCACGAAGTACGAGGAGGGGGACCGCCACCTCGAGCGCGAGGAAGCCGATTCGATCGCCGGGACGGCGTCGATCGAGGACCTCGAGTCGCTCGCCCGCGAGGTCAACCGGATCGTCACCGAGCAGGCCGACTCCGCCGGACTGGTCCACGAGGACGGCAAGATCGAGTGTCTGTACTATGGGGCGGCGACCGCCGCCGATGGTGAGCGGGCCAGCGGGCCCGCGAACGGCGAGATCCGCGTCGCCGACGTCGTCGGCACCTTCGACGAGAACCGCTTTAGCTACGAGGGTACCCAGCTCTCGAAGGAAGTGCTCCGCCAGTACCACAAGCGAACCCAGCCCGAGTGGGTGCAAGCCGTCGACGCCGCCAAGGCGCAAGCGAAGCAAGAAGACGTCGCTGACTGGAAGTCCCTCTGTGACGAAGCCCCCGAGCCGCTCGATTCGGACGTCCTCGAGACCGCCAGCGACCTGTACTGTGCCGGTGCCAACGCTTACACCGGTCAGGAGTTCTTCGACGCGCCGCCGCTCTCGAGCGCGATCGGTGCAGTGCGCCGACTCTGA
- a CDS encoding archaeosine biosynthesis radical SAM protein RaSEA → MSKPTPDVYEQGKGMDAHNQAMREIRSRKEASYDPHEPTRVWLDEDNTPDGVKTSLTIILNTGGCRWARAGGCTMCGYVAESVDGGSVSHEALMDQIDICLEHEEDNADETADLIKIYTSGSFLDEREVGAESRRAIADTFADRERIVLESLPDFVDREKIGDFTQHGIHTDIAIGLETATDRVRHDCVNKYFDFADFEDACAEAAVADENAVGDTAAGIKAYLLMKPPFLTESEAVADMISSVERCADVDGCHTVSMNPCNVQRYTMVDDLYFNDGYRPPWLWSVAHVLEETAAVDAIVVSDPVGHGSDRGPHNCTECDDRVQKAIKDFDLRQDPSVFEQVSCECELTWETVIERERSFNQPLTR, encoded by the coding sequence ATGAGTAAACCCACGCCCGACGTCTACGAGCAGGGCAAGGGCATGGACGCCCACAATCAGGCGATGCGGGAGATCCGCTCTCGCAAGGAGGCCAGCTACGATCCCCACGAGCCCACGCGCGTCTGGCTCGACGAGGACAACACTCCCGACGGCGTCAAGACGAGTCTAACGATCATTCTCAACACCGGCGGCTGCCGGTGGGCCCGCGCCGGCGGCTGTACGATGTGTGGCTACGTCGCCGAGAGCGTCGACGGCGGCTCCGTGAGCCACGAGGCCCTGATGGACCAGATCGATATCTGTCTGGAACACGAGGAAGACAACGCCGACGAGACGGCCGATCTCATCAAAATCTACACCTCCGGATCCTTCCTCGACGAGCGCGAGGTCGGCGCGGAGAGCCGACGGGCGATCGCCGACACCTTCGCCGACCGGGAACGCATCGTCCTCGAGTCCCTGCCCGACTTCGTCGACCGCGAGAAGATCGGCGACTTCACGCAACACGGCATCCACACGGATATCGCGATCGGCCTCGAGACGGCCACCGACCGCGTGCGACACGACTGCGTGAACAAGTACTTCGACTTCGCGGACTTCGAGGACGCCTGTGCGGAAGCCGCCGTTGCAGATGAGAACGCTGTCGGCGACACGGCGGCCGGGATCAAGGCCTACCTGCTGATGAAGCCGCCCTTCCTCACCGAGTCCGAAGCCGTCGCGGATATGATCTCGTCGGTCGAGCGCTGTGCCGATGTCGACGGCTGCCACACCGTCTCGATGAACCCGTGTAACGTCCAGCGCTACACGATGGTCGACGACCTCTATTTCAACGATGGGTACCGCCCGCCGTGGCTCTGGTCGGTGGCACACGTGCTCGAGGAGACGGCGGCCGTCGACGCCATCGTCGTCTCGGATCCGGTCGGCCACGGCTCCGATCGCGGCCCGCACAACTGCACGGAGTGCGACGACCGCGTCCAGAAGGCGATCAAGGACTTCGACCTGCGGCAGGATCCGTCGGTGTTCGAGCAGGTCTCCTGTGAGTGCGAACTGACGTGGGAGACCGTCATCGAGCGCGAGCGGAGCTTCAATCAGCCGCTGACTCGATAG
- a CDS encoding formyltetrahydrofolate deformylase produces the protein MAAVTTDVTEITVIGDDDTGLIARVTSLLFERGINIEDLDQAVRDDVFRMYLAVDTADMVCTEDTLRDDLRDLGDDLGLDVQVRFPADRENQQIAVLVTKESHCLEALFEAWANDELGADIGVVIGNHDDLQPLAEHYDVPFHDIGDEGGQQNEDQLLELLAEYDVDLIVLARYMRILSPNVVFRYEDRIINVHPSLLPAFPGAEAYRQAVEEGVRVAGVTGHYVTTDLDQGPIITQRAFDVPDDADLEEMKRRGQPLEADALLEAVQLHLNGDVSVHRGRTSVRENGTDYQLGLPEEIKEFTPDRPVDGIGSVVAKDQ, from the coding sequence GTGGCAGCGGTGACGACCGACGTGACTGAAATCACGGTAATCGGAGACGACGACACCGGGCTCATTGCCCGGGTGACCAGCCTCCTGTTCGAGCGCGGGATCAACATCGAGGACCTCGATCAGGCGGTTCGCGACGACGTCTTCCGGATGTATCTCGCCGTCGACACCGCTGACATGGTCTGTACGGAGGACACGCTTCGGGACGACCTCCGCGACCTCGGCGACGACCTCGGACTCGACGTGCAGGTCCGATTCCCCGCCGACCGCGAGAACCAGCAGATCGCCGTCCTCGTCACGAAGGAGAGCCACTGCCTCGAGGCGCTGTTCGAGGCGTGGGCCAACGACGAACTCGGCGCGGACATCGGCGTCGTCATCGGCAACCACGACGACCTCCAGCCGCTGGCCGAGCACTACGACGTGCCGTTCCACGACATCGGCGACGAGGGCGGCCAGCAAAACGAAGACCAGTTGCTCGAACTCCTCGCGGAGTACGATGTCGACCTGATCGTGCTCGCGCGATACATGCGGATTCTCAGCCCGAACGTCGTCTTCCGCTACGAGGATCGAATCATCAACGTCCACCCCTCGCTACTGCCGGCGTTCCCCGGCGCGGAAGCCTACCGGCAGGCCGTCGAGGAGGGCGTCCGGGTCGCGGGCGTCACCGGTCACTACGTGACGACCGACCTCGATCAGGGGCCGATCATCACCCAGCGCGCGTTCGACGTCCCCGACGACGCCGACCTCGAGGAGATGAAACGCCGCGGCCAGCCCCTCGAGGCCGACGCCCTGCTCGAGGCCGTCCAGCTTCACCTGAACGGCGACGTCTCGGTCCACCGCGGCCGAACGTCGGTCCGGGAGAACGGCACCGACTACCAGCTCGGTCTCCCCGAGGAGATCAAGGAGTTCACACCCGACAGGCCGGTCGACGGGATCGGTAGCGTGGTCGCGAAGGATCAGTAG
- the purS gene encoding phosphoribosylformylglycinamidine synthase subunit PurS, with translation MTAYTATVTVRLKRGVLDPEAETTKQALERLGFELEELRAADRFEVDLEADSADGARERADEMAERLLANPTIHDYDVEVDER, from the coding sequence ATGACCGCCTACACCGCGACGGTGACGGTTCGACTCAAACGGGGCGTTCTCGATCCCGAGGCCGAGACCACGAAGCAAGCCCTCGAGCGGCTGGGCTTCGAACTCGAGGAGCTGCGGGCGGCCGACCGGTTCGAGGTCGACCTCGAGGCCGACTCGGCGGACGGCGCGCGCGAGCGAGCGGACGAGATGGCCGAACGGCTGCTTGCGAACCCGACGATCCACGATTACGACGTGGAGGTCGACGAGCGGTAG
- a CDS encoding SDR family NAD(P)-dependent oxidoreductase, translating into MRLKGKTAFITGAGSGLGREAAQLFAEEGATIVAADIDLEGAEETIDRVESAGQSGTALELDVRDADAVHAAVDEAVSEFGLDIMVNNAGVSHERATVEEIDEGERDRVIDVNVKGVWNGCHAAIPHFRGQGSGAIVNTASLAGVIGAPQLGAYSLSKGAVVNFTRTVAAEVGPAGVRANAVCPGVTDTAMPRKNRTEEEWEATKTEMSRHYPLKRLGEPEDIANAMLFLASDEADWITGQALVVDGGFSCT; encoded by the coding sequence ATGCGACTCAAAGGCAAGACAGCATTTATCACGGGTGCAGGTTCCGGCCTCGGCCGGGAAGCAGCGCAGTTGTTCGCCGAGGAGGGCGCGACGATCGTCGCGGCCGATATCGACCTCGAGGGGGCCGAGGAGACGATCGACCGGGTCGAGAGCGCGGGTCAATCGGGGACCGCACTCGAGTTAGACGTTCGAGACGCCGATGCGGTCCACGCGGCCGTCGACGAGGCGGTCTCGGAGTTCGGCCTCGATATCATGGTGAACAACGCGGGCGTGAGCCACGAGCGCGCGACGGTCGAGGAGATCGACGAGGGCGAGCGTGATCGAGTGATCGACGTCAACGTCAAGGGCGTCTGGAACGGCTGTCACGCCGCGATTCCACACTTCAGGGGGCAGGGGTCGGGAGCCATCGTCAACACGGCGTCGCTGGCCGGCGTCATCGGCGCGCCGCAGTTGGGAGCCTACTCGCTGTCGAAGGGTGCAGTCGTCAACTTCACGCGGACGGTCGCGGCGGAGGTCGGGCCGGCCGGCGTTCGGGCGAACGCGGTCTGTCCGGGCGTGACGGACACCGCGATGCCCCGGAAGAACCGGACCGAGGAGGAGTGGGAGGCGACCAAAACGGAGATGTCCCGCCACTATCCGCTGAAGCGTCTCGGGGAGCCCGAAGATATCGCGAACGCGATGTTGTTCTTGGCGAGCGACGAGGCCGACTGGATCACCGGCCAGGCGCTGGTCGTCGACGGCGGCTTCTCCTGTACATAG